Sequence from the Deinococcus malanensis genome:
CACCGACGAGCTTAACCATGTGAAGGTCATCCGCCAGGTACTTGGCGCTGCTGCCGTCGCCCAGCCCCAGATCAACCTGTCCACGGCGTTCCAGGCCGCTGGCAGCGCTGCGTCCGGCGGCGCCATCACGGGCTTTGACCCGTACGCCAACGAACTGTTCTTCCTGCACGGCGCCTTCGTCTTTGAGGATGTCGGTGTGACGGCCTACAAAGGTGCTGCGCGTCTGCTCGTAGACGACAAGCCAGGCGGCAACCTCGAAAACGCCGCCGGCATCCTGGCCGTCGAGGCATATCACGCGGGCGCCATCCGCACGCTGCTCTACCAGCGCCGTAACACAGCGGTCACCCCCTCGTTGACCGTTGAAGGGGTGGTGCAGGCTATCAGCAACCTGCGTGACGCCGTGGACGGCCCCACTGACCTCGATCAGGGCATCAGCAACATGGGAACCGGCGCCAACGTCATGGCCAACATCGTCCCCACCGACGCCAACGGCATTGCCTTCAGCCGCACACCCCGTCAGGTCGCAAACATCGT
This genomic interval carries:
- a CDS encoding ferritin-like domain-containing protein, encoding MSNDNSTTPALSTRRKFLGMAGLMGAGAVLSGCTNVMATHEPNRGKANLDATIFNFALNLEYLEAAFYLAAVGRLGELDAAGGSSARVSLPAGFNGMNGTGIATLSPEIRAMANEIATDELNHVKVIRQVLGAAAVAQPQINLSTAFQAAGSAASGGAITGFDPYANELFFLHGAFVFEDVGVTAYKGAARLLVDDKPGGNLENAAGILAVEAYHAGAIRTLLYQRRNTAVTPSLTVEGVVQAISNLRDAVDGPTDLDQGISNMGTGANVMANIVPTDANGIAFSRTPRQVANIVFLDTTGRASTGGFFPNGLNGNFSAILAL